A portion of the Mytilus galloprovincialis chromosome 12, xbMytGall1.hap1.1, whole genome shotgun sequence genome contains these proteins:
- the LOC143054015 gene encoding uncharacterized protein LOC143054015, with product MIHAGIGETQLNNLLAAMNVHYPHHKSLKSRENEVGDIMEYQANASERKFLLDEAFQSMTIDAEGNEQAGINASTDTCWQKKGSGRAYNSLSGVASLIGEKTGKIVHHTLRIAGCRICRNAQKKGGPPLPHNCKKNWSGTAKGMEPDMVVQLVKDVHEQDININELAGDDDSVGFDRVKKLLPNSKMVKTSDRNHIIINVTKKLYALKPKQKELTPMVINSITKNYSYMLAQNQGSPEKIEKGVRGMIDHMYGKHENCDIKWCGFLKDRASYRHTNLPFGKDLKSESLRADLEKLFLGKIESQSKKLSKLASSQANESFNHTVSTKAAKNKHYSGSSSLNYRVSAAVLQKNEGYGYVSKVSEAAGLSPGNETIKRAIRLNGKRDKKSERAKTKQHKKRRINLKKERSVKSTGVEMREGRTYESEIGMDNEQLDEEIPAPMNASLCIPIDISTAPLVVFDLETTSLYRTSDVIQIAATSSNNEFSSYIFPNQPISIQASEITKITVSANQMFYDLQPVSYKLPHEALTDFITFLSKYPSKPILVGHNIKRFDCHVLYYSLKANQMWNEFSSHVCGFLDTLELFKKIMPGLPSYSQTSLVSHILGENYCAHNAVDDTRALFKLLTSKALNNLDAFVFPVSHPYDCIVQQDNLKSYNEAIACKAVSRATALKASKSNLKLSHLKLSIERMGLEGLKALLSEKTDRGNVRVTNCMKVIRKIFDFLTPES from the exons ATGATTCATGCAGGTATTGGTGAAACACAGCTGAACAATTTACTTGCTGCCATGAATGTGCATTATCCTCACCACAAGTCCCTAAAATCAAGAGAAAATGAGGTTGGGGATATAATGGAGTATCAGGCAAATGCTTCAGAAAGGAAGTTTTTACTCGATGAAGCTTTCCAGTCCATGACCATTGATGCAG aggGTAATGAACAAGCAGGTATTAATGCATCCACAGACACATGTTGGCAAAAAAAAGGTTCCGGAAGGGCTTATAATAGTTTGTCAG GTGTGGCCTCACTGATAGGGGAAAAAACAGGGAAAATTGTGCATCACACCCTCAGAATTGCTGGTTGCCGTATATGTCGGAATGCACAAAAGAAGGGAGGACCACCGTTACCCCACAACTGTAAGAAAAACTGGTCAGGAACAGCAAAAGGCATGGAACCAGACATGGTAGTTCAGTTAGTGAAAGATGTACATGAACAAGATATCAATATAAATGAACTGGCAGGTGATGACGATTCGGTTGGGTTTGACCGGGTAAAAAAACTACTACCAAATTCGAAAATGGTAAAAACAAGCGACAGAAATCATATCATCATAAATGTCACCAAAAAGCTTTACGCTCTTAAACCAAAGCAAAAAGAGTTGACACCAATGGTTATCAATTCAATTACCAAGAACTATTCATACATGTTGGCACAAAATCAAGGTTCTccagaaaaaatagaaaaaggagTAAGAGGGATGATTGATCATATGTATGGGAAACACGAAAACTGTGATATAAAATGGTGTGGTTTTTTAAAAGACAGAGCGTCATACAGGCACACAAATTTACCTTTCGGAAAGGACTTGAAATCTGAAAGTCTCAGAGCTGATCTGGAGAAATTGTTTCTGGGAAAAATAGAGAGCCAATCAAAGAAACTATCAAAACTTGCCAGTTCCCAAGCAAATGAGAGCTTTAACCATACGGTCTCGACCAAGGCAGCAAAGAATAAACATTATTCGGGCTCCTCCAGTTTAAATTATCGTGTCAGTGCCGCAGTTTTACAAAAGAATGAGGGATATGGTTATGTGTCAaag gtGAGTGAAGCAGCTGGATTGTCACCAGGGAATGAGACCATCAAGAGGGCTATACGATTGAATGGAAAGAGGGATAAAAAATCTGAAAGAGCCAAAACAAAGCAACACAAAAAAAGAAGAATCAATCTAAAAAAAGAAAGATCAGTGAAAAGTACCGGAGTTGAAATGAGAGAAGGAAGAACTTATGAAAGTGAAATAG GAATGGACAATGAGCAGTTAGATGAAGAAATCCCTGCTCCAATGAATGCATCTTTATGTATACCGATAGATATTTCTACAGCTCCACTGGTAGTCTTTGATTTAGAAACTACAAGCCTAT ATAGAACATCAGATGTTATACAGATTGCTGCAACTTCAAGCAATAATGAATTTAGCAGTTACATCTTTCCAAACCAACCAATCTCAATACAGGCCTccgaaataacaaaaattaccGTTTCTGCTAATCAGATGTTTTATGATTTACAACCTGTTTCGTACAAGTTACCACATGAAGCTCTCACTGATTTTATAACATTTCTTTCCAAATATCCATCAAAGCCAATTCTAGTAGGACACAACATCAAACGATTCGACTGCCATGTTTTGTATTATTCTTTAAAGGCAAATCAGATGTGGAATGAGTTTTCATCTCATGTATGTGGGTTTTTAGACACTCTGGAGCTATTTAAGAAGATAATGCCAGGATTACCATCATATTCTCAAACTTCATTGGTGTCACATATTCTCGGTGAAAACTATTGTGCACACAATGCAGTTGATGACACTAGAGCATTGTTTAAATTATTAACCTCAAAAGCCTTAAACAATCTGGATGCATTTGTATTTCCTGTAAGTCATCCTTATGACTGTATAGTCCAGCAAGACAATTTGAAGTCTTACAATGAAGCCATTGCTTGTAAAGCAGTATCACGAGCCACTGCTTTGAAGGCATCAAAATCAAACTTAAAGCTTTCTCATCTGAAACTGTCTATTGAGAGAATGGGTCTAGAAGGATTAAAAGCTTTATTGTCTGAAAAAACTGACAGAGGAAATGTTCGAGTCACAAATTGTATGAAGGTCATTCGCAAAATATTTGACTTCCTAACACCTGAAAGCTAG